A part of Candidatus Zixiibacteriota bacterium genomic DNA contains:
- a CDS encoding beta-galactosidase, translated as MIAVTGHKFTIGKEEYSPYAVEIQYFRVNKRYWSICFERIRRAGFRIISTVIPWQLHEDSHREFDFSGFTDQTKDLIVFIELAREFGFKIILKPGPIAFAELPNGGLPPFLSKYPEIFALDSNGAVTQTNLSDGTPDFTYPSLPHPRMQNFVKHYLNGLTEIVKNYIYPRGPLFLVELDPGTYFGGDPYPWKSDYNPHIVGSLYPQFLEKRYGDIRTLNAAYGDSANDFTAVKPPKDFIIAKDISFTKMMDWFRFKEWLIKDNATHMIDLYKSFQCEPLFYQTLAFHRNFQAPMTPIVSVDGEVFPTIQITWDTSSTGMLQRIRYLRANSEFPWASSISLGNHTADMATTKKHFPITADASKYILTLSLAGGIKGVNQYKFVETENWYDAPMANDGTIQESFEVVRRYMHSLSHIDIGTFQQPVSVAIAAHRLNNWLSLLEDPGPYHYVQTLNEFTMAEIGRDLDRLKQDFIIPDLDSPASFEGVKNLIVPVTEIMDEEKQEFLVEKAREGANLILVGLLPRFNSEMQNCQVLANAINCKTQALGKIGTVVTSKDKFPSYVFGSINSTARKSKKLATYAKKNVGMVINKFKGTVVLLTFDFSSQGNHMKINFFQNLLSDLGVKFPIQTSHPNVRVFLHKGEKSCMLYILNSMPNQIFRRAKPQPTKVVLQVDLKAYGVKGNKVRLVDIFTNEEIITTADELR; from the coding sequence ATGATAGCGGTAACTGGACATAAATTCACGATCGGCAAAGAGGAGTATTCCCCCTATGCCGTTGAGATCCAATACTTTAGGGTCAACAAGCGGTATTGGTCGATCTGCTTCGAACGCATCCGCCGTGCCGGTTTCCGCATCATCTCCACTGTCATCCCTTGGCAGCTACACGAGGATAGTCACCGCGAGTTCGACTTCTCCGGATTCACCGATCAAACCAAAGACCTGATCGTCTTCATCGAACTGGCTCGCGAATTCGGCTTCAAGATCATCCTCAAGCCGGGGCCGATCGCTTTCGCCGAACTGCCAAACGGCGGCCTGCCCCCGTTCCTGAGCAAGTATCCCGAAATCTTTGCGCTTGATTCCAATGGCGCCGTCACGCAGACGAATCTGTCCGACGGCACCCCCGATTTCACCTATCCGTCGCTGCCGCACCCGCGAATGCAGAACTTCGTCAAGCACTACCTGAACGGCCTGACGGAAATCGTCAAGAATTACATCTATCCGCGCGGTCCCCTGTTCCTGGTCGAGCTTGATCCCGGCACCTACTTTGGCGGCGATCCCTATCCGTGGAAGTCTGATTACAATCCGCACATTGTCGGTTCTTTGTATCCGCAGTTTCTGGAGAAACGCTACGGCGACATTCGTACTCTCAATGCCGCCTACGGCGATTCGGCGAATGACTTTACCGCCGTCAAGCCACCCAAGGATTTCATCATCGCCAAGGATATTTCCTTCACCAAGATGATGGATTGGTTCCGCTTCAAGGAGTGGCTGATCAAGGACAATGCCACGCACATGATCGATCTCTACAAGAGCTTCCAGTGCGAACCCTTGTTCTACCAGACCCTGGCATTTCACCGCAACTTCCAGGCGCCGATGACGCCGATCGTCTCGGTCGACGGGGAAGTCTTCCCGACCATCCAGATCACCTGGGATACCTCCTCGACCGGCATGCTGCAGCGGATTCGCTATCTGCGCGCCAACTCTGAGTTCCCGTGGGCATCCTCCATCTCGCTCGGCAATCACACCGCGGACATGGCGACTACCAAGAAGCATTTCCCGATCACGGCCGATGCCTCCAAGTATATCCTGACCTTGTCCCTGGCTGGCGGCATCAAGGGCGTCAATCAGTACAAATTCGTCGAAACTGAAAACTGGTACGACGCGCCGATGGCCAACGACGGCACGATCCAGGAATCTTTCGAAGTCGTCCGCCGCTACATGCATTCGCTCAGCCATATCGACATCGGCACCTTCCAGCAGCCGGTCAGCGTCGCCATCGCGGCGCACCGTCTCAACAACTGGCTCTCGCTCCTGGAGGATCCCGGTCCCTACCACTATGTCCAGACCTTGAACGAATTCACCATGGCCGAAATCGGCCGCGACCTCGACCGTCTCAAACAGGATTTCATCATCCCCGATCTCGACAGCCCCGCCTCCTTCGAGGGCGTCAAGAACCTGATCGTCCCGGTTACCGAAATCATGGATGAGGAGAAACAGGAATTCCTTGTCGAGAAGGCGCGCGAGGGCGCCAACCTGATTCTGGTCGGCCTGCTGCCGCGCTTCAACTCCGAGATGCAAAACTGCCAGGTGCTGGCCAACGCGATCAACTGCAAAACGCAGGCGCTCGGCAAAATCGGCACCGTCGTGACCAGCAAAGACAAGTTCCCATCCTACGTCTTCGGCTCGATCAACTCGACCGCGCGCAAGTCCAAGAAACTCGCGACCTATGCCAAGAAGAACGTCGGAATGGTCATCAATAAATTCAAGGGCACAGTGGTGTTGTTGACCTTCGACTTCTCGTCGCAGGGCAATCACATGAAGATCAACTTCTTCCAGAACCTGCTCAGCGACCTCGGCGTCAAATTCCCGATCCAGACATCGCACCCGAACGTGCGTGTCTTCTTGCACAAGGGCGAGAAGAGCTGCATGCTATACATCCTCAATTCGATGCCGAATCAGATCTTCCGTCGTGCCAAGCCGCAGCCGACCAAGGTCGTCTTGCAGGTCGACCTCAAAGCGTACGGCGTCAAAGGCAACAAGGTCCGCCTCGTCGACATCTTCACCAACGAAGAGATCATCACTACCGCTGACGAGCTGCGCGA